Genomic window (Ranitomeya variabilis isolate aRanVar5 chromosome 8, aRanVar5.hap1, whole genome shotgun sequence):
ACGGGTAAAAGCCATTAGTGATTCAGATGGAGTAAGCTACCCTTGGTATGGAAACACCACTGAAACTGTGACCTTGATGGGTCCCACAAGCAAAATTTCCAGGTTCTCCGTCAGCATGAATGACAACTTCTACCCCAGTGTGACGTGGGCAGTACCAGTGAGTGAAAGCAATGTCCCCATGCTCACCAGAATTAAAAGAGACCAAAGTTTCACTACTTGGTTGGTAGCTATGAATGCAAACACCAAGGAGAAGATCATTCTACAAACAATAAAATGGAGGATGAGGGTAGATATAGAGGTGGATCCCACTCAATTACTGGGTAAACGGGCCAGATTGGTGGGTAGGACTCAGCAGGAGCAGCCAAGGATTTTAAGCCGGATGGAGCCAGTCCCACCAAATGCGCTAGTAAAGCCTAATGCTAATGATGCACAGGTGCTAATGTGGAGGCCGAAAAGAGGACAGCCGGTTATAGTTATTCCTCCTAAGTAGGACTGAATGGAGTATAAGAATGAGAAGAGGAAAACAGGGAATTTTCAAGCTACTTCTTAGCCTCGAGGACAATGCATGGGGACGACAAAGCTGAAACAATTCTTTGCAGTGATTATTTATTGTGCACATTTTTGGATGTGCACATAGATTTTATACAGTTTATTTATTTGAATAAACTCGAAAGGCTTTTGCCATAACTGTTTCATAGTGCCTGTGGCCAAAAAGAAGTAAAAACAGATGCTCAGTTAATGACTTTATTATCAGTTAAACTTATGTATGCGGTGCTGTTTGCATTTAAGAATCACTTTGGTTGAATGCAGTTCCAGGAAATTTCTTAAGAATGGGACGACTAGTGTAACAGAGCAATTTATGTTGCCTATCCAATACAATGCAAAATTAAAATTTGGATGCAAAAATCTGATGTTTCAGTCTTAAAAATTCAGCGATTGAACCAATAGTATTGACTGAGTTGCTAGTATTTTATTAAATGATCCACAGTTGCAGCATAAGTTCTCTTTTGAATTGCATTTTTCAGTTAACATTGAGATATAGCCTATACAACAACATCATGTGTTAATACAGAGCTGGCTCTGGTgatttatagtaaaaaaaaaaagctgtgtgaaGTTGGCACCCCATGTTCTCAAAAGATGAATcaaaatacaccattcgtttgtgctgcgtgtgTGCTGGTTTGTGCCGTAAAAATGAACGTTTGCGCCGCTTTGGTTCCAGAGATATTGCGCGTTATATTtttatgaagctccgcccactttccaccccatgttcttaaattttaaaaatgaatacaccatttgtttgtgctgcgtttgtgctggtttgtgctgcaaaaataaacgtttgcaccgctttggtttccgagatattgcgcGCTCAATTTgctaaactccacccactttccaccccatgttcttacatgttcaccattcgtttgtgctgcgtttgtgctggtttgtgccgcaAAAATCAATGTTTGTGTTGCTTTGGTTCCCGAGACATTGAGTGCTAGCTTTGCTAATGCCCCATTTTAGTTGCATCAAAAAACATAGTGGTCATCAGAGAAGTTAATTTAGCATTAAGGAATTACAGTAGCATACATGGTTTATTATGGCATACACAGGGTTAATACTTCATACACCGTGACTGGTCAGTGATGGGAAGAGGTTATACCTGGCAGAGGAGgtaatgtctgtatgtacatctctgctacctgagtTGTAACTccgcctccagcgatgtcatagtgatgtcataagccaggggtcggcattctgtgggggctaatgtctgtttACATTTCATTATGCAGAGTCGAGGTTATTGCCTGAGCAGCATTAGTTGACACTCTCACCTATTGAGTGGGGATAGTTTCGGCTTCCACCATATTCGTGACACCAGACCATTCACCCTGGAGGGAACCGCAGACTAGTAAAGAGTTTGCACCATCACTGAGGAACAAGGTCAGGTTACTCCTGGATTTATAACCTCTACAGCTAAGCACGAGTGTCATTGGTTGTAGTCATTCATTTATTTTCACCCCAGTAGTAAGGCAGGGCGTGTTAATGGGTGGAGCCAATGGGCGGGGTCAAGGGGGCAGCAAAATTAGCTTTCACCTAGGGTGGCAAAAACC
Coding sequences:
- the FAM78B gene encoding protein FAM78B — encoded protein: MGCLQSLTCKSRIRRENITVYDVCATIDQCPTSIEENSPIVLRYKTPYFKASARVVMPPLPRNDTWVVGWIQACNQMEFFNMYSDLGMSSWELPDLREGRVKAISDSDGVSYPWYGNTTETVTLMGPTSKISRFSVSMNDNFYPSVTWAVPVSESNVPMLTRIKRDQSFTTWLVAMNANTKEKIILQTIKWRMRVDIEVDPTQLLGKRARLVGRTQQEQPRILSRMEPVPPNALVKPNANDAQVLMWRPKRGQPVIVIPPK